The region CCTGGAGACGGCCCAGTGGCTCAACCTCGAGCAGCCGCGTTTGCGGTTCGTGATCCCCGCGGCGACACCCGCGCTCAACCGCATGTTGAAGGAGCTGATCCGCACCACCCAGCCGGACCTGCCGGTGACGCTGGTGGAAGGTCACTCCCACGACGTCTTGGGCGCCGCCGACGCGGCGCTGCTCGCTTCCGGCACTGCCGCACTGGAGGCGCTGCTGTTCAAGTGCCCCATGGTGGTGGCCTACAAGCTCTCCGCTGCCAGCCACGCATTCATCCGTTTCTTCGACCTGCTCAAGATCCCCTACGTGTCCCTGCCCAACCTGCTGGCGGGCCGCGCGCTGGTGCCTGAGTTCCTGCAGCGCGAAGCGACGCCCGAGGCCATGGGCGCGGCCCTGCTGCATCTCCTGGAGGACGGTCCGGCGCGCGACGCGCAGGTGCAGGGCCTCACGGCGCTCACCGGCAGGCTGCGGCGCGGCGCGGACCAGCGGGCCGCCGAGGCGGTGCTGGCGCTCCTCGACTCGCGCCGCTCGGCGCGGGTGTAGGATTGCGGCCATGGTCAGGTTGCGGGACAGAGTCAGGGAGATGAGCCTCACCATGGTGGTGGCGGGGGTGGACGAGGCCGGCCGCGGCCCCCTGGCGGGCCCGGTGATGGCCGCCGCAGTGGTGCTGGATACCGCGCGTCCCATCCGGGGACTCAAGGACTCCAAGCTGCTCGACCCCGAGCGGCGCGAGGAGCTGGCGGCGCAGATCCGCGAGCGCTCCCGCGCCTGGGCCGTGGCCTGGGCGGACCACGAGGAGATCGACCGCATCAACATCCTGCAGGCCTCGCTGCTCGCCATGGCCCGCGCGGTGGCGGCGCTCGCCATCGAGCCCGAGCAGATCTTCGTGGACGGCAACCAGTTGCCGCCGGTGCGGCAGAAGGTCACCACCGTCGTGCAGGGGGACCTCAAGCTCCCGGCCATCGGCGCCGCCTCCATCCTGGCCAAGGTGGAGCGGGACGCGGCCATGCGCCGCCTGCATGCGATCTATCCCCAATACGGCTTCGACGAGCACAAGGGCTATTCCACCCCCGCGCACCTCGCGGCGTTGAACGCCCACGGGGCCTGCGCCGTGCACCGCCGCAGCTTCGAGCCGGTGCGCCGCTGCCTGGACAGGCTGTTGTGACGCCGCGCTTCATCCATCTTCGCCTGCACACCGAGTATTCCCTGGCGGACAGCGTGATCCGGGTGCCGGACCTGCTGGACGCGGTGAAGGCGGGCGGCATGCCGGCGGTGGGCGTCACCGATCAAGGCAACCTGTTCGCCCTGGTGAAGTTCTACCGCGACGCCCAGAAGGCGGGCATCAAGCCCATCGTGGGCGCGGACCTGAGGGTACGGGACGGCGACGGCGGCGACGCCGCGCTCATCACGCTGTTCTGCCTGGACCATCAGGGTTACCTCAACCTGTCTGCGCTCATCACCCGCAGTTACATCGAGGGCCAGAGCCGCGGGCAGCCCATGCTGGAACGCGGCTGGTTCACGGGACTCACGGACGGGCTGATCGCGCTCTCCGGCGGCCGCGAGGGGGACGTGGGCCGGGCGCTGCTGGCCGGGCGCGAGCCTGAGGCCCATGCGCGGCTCGCCGCCTGGCGCAGCCTGTTCCCGGACCGTTTCTACATGGAGTTGCAGCGCACCGGCCGCGAGCAGGAGGCGGAGTACCTGGAGGCTGCGGTGCGCATGGCCGCCGCCGCGGGTGTGCCGGTGGTGGCCACCAACGACGTGCGCTTCCTCGCGCCCGACGACTTCGAAGCCCACGAGGCCCGTACCTGCATCCAGGAGGGGCGGGTGCTGGACGACCCGCGCCGACCGCGCCGCTACAGCGAGCAACAGTACCTCAAGAGTTCCGCGGAGATGGCGGAGCTCTTCTCCGACCTGCCGGAGGCGCTGGCGAACTCCGTGGAGATCGCGCGCCGCTGCAACCTGAAGCTCGACCTCGGCAAGAACTACCTGCCGGCCTTCCCGGTGCCGGAAGGCCATACCACCGAGAGCTATCTCAGGGCCGAGGCCGGCCGCGGCCTGGAGCTGCGCCTCAAGAAGGTACTGGAGAAGGCCGGGGCTCGCCGCACCGAGACCGAGCAGGCCTATCGTGCGCGGCTCGAGTTCGAGCTCAACGTCATCATCCAGATGCAGTTCCCCGGCTACTTCCTCATCGTGGCGGACTTCTGCGAGTGGGCCCGCACCCACGGCGTGCCGGTGGGGCCGGGCCGCGGCTCCGGCGCGGGCTCGCTCGTCGCATGGTGCCTCGGCATCACCGACCTGGATCCCATCGAGTACGACCTCTTGTTCGAGCGCTTCCTGAACCCCGAGCGCGTGTCCATGCCGGACTTCGACGTGGACTTCTGCATGGAGGGACGCGACCGGGTCATCGACTACGTGTCGGAGCGCTACGGTCACAAGCGCGTCTCCCAGATCATCACCTACGGCAGCATGGCGGCGCGCGCGGTGGTGCGCGACGTGGGCCGCGTGCTCGGCCATCCCTACGGCTACGTGGACAAGATCGCCAAGCTCATCCCCATGGAGCTGGAGATCACCCTCGACAAGGCGCTGGCGGACGTGGACGAGCTCGCGCAGATGTACGAGTCGGATGAGGAGGTGCGCGCCCTCATCGACCTCGCCAAGCGCCTGGAGGGCCTGGCCCGCAACGCCGGCAAGCACGCCGGCGGCGTGGTCATCGCGCCCACCGAGCTCACGGATTTCACGCCGCTGTACTGCGAAGAGGGCGGCCACCACCCGGTGACGCAGCTCGACAAGGACGACGTGGAGGCGGTGGGCCTGGTCAAGTTCGACTTCCTGGGCCTGCGCACCCTCACCATCATCGACTGGGCGGTGCATTCCATCAACCGCGAGCGCGCGGCGCGCGGCGAGCCGCCGCTGGAGGTGGGCGCGCTGCCGATGGACGACGTCGCCACCTATTCGCTGCTCAAGCGCTGCCAGACCACCGCGGTGTTCCAGCTCGAATCCCGCGGCATGCGCGACCTCATCGGCCGCCTCAAGCCGGACCGCTTCGAGGACATCGTGGCGCTGGTGGCGCTGTTCCGCCCCGGCCCGCTGCAGTCCGGCATGGTGGACGACTTCATCGCCCGCAAGCACGGCATGAAGGTCGAGTACCCGCACCCCAAGCTCGAGCCCATCCTCAAGCCCACCTACGGCGTGATCCTGTACCAGGAGCAGGTGATGCAGATCGCCCAGGTGCTGGCGGGGTACACGCTCGGCGGCGCGGACCTCCTGCGCCGCGCCATGGGCAAGAAGAAACCGGAGGAGATGGCCAAGCAGCGCAGCATCTTCACCGAGGGCGCCATCGGTAACGGCGTGGACGGCAAGCTCGCCACCTACATCTTCGACCTGATGGAGAAGTTCGCGGGCTACGGCTTCAACAAGTCCCACTCCGCCGCGTACGCGCTGCTTTCTTACCAGACCGCCTGGCTCAAGGCGCACTACCCGGCGCACTTCATGGCGGCGGTGCTGTCCTCGGACATGGACCACACCGACAACGTGGTGGGCTTCATCCACGAGTGCCGGCAGATCGAGCTCAAGATCCTGCCGCCGGACATCAACCACTCGGACTACAAGTTCGCGGTGGCGGACGCGGACGCCATCCGCTACGGCCTCGGCGCCATCAAGGGCGTGGGCCTCGCCGCGATCGAGGGCTTGCTCACCGAGCGCGCCGCCAACGGCCCCTTCAAGGACTTGGAGGACGTGTGCCGGCGCATGGACCTGCAGAAGGTGAACAAGCGCGTGCTGGAGGCGATGATCCGCGCCGGCGCCATGGACGGGCTGGGCGCGAACCGCGCCACCCTCATGGCGCGCCTGCCGGAGGCCATGGCCATGGCCCAGCAGCAAAGCCGCGCCAGCGAGGCGGGGCAGAACGACATGTTCGGGCTGGCGGCGCCGGCCCCGGCGGCGCAGAAGTCCGCCGCGCCCGCCAAGGAGCTGCCGGACTGGGACGAGGCGGAGCGCCTGCGCCACGAGAACGAGACCCTCGGCCTCTACCTCACCGGCCATCCCATCACCCGCTACCTGCGCGAGCTCAGGCAGGTAGCGCCGGTGGACTTGGGCGAGCTCGCCAGCGAATCGCCGCCCGCGCCGCTGCCATCCTCCCGTGAGGGCGGTTTCGTGCGCCGGCCCACCCGCCGCATCACGGTGGCGGGCCTCTTGCTCGCGATCCGCAAGAAGGGCAACCGCGTCATCCTCACCCTCGACGACAGCACCGGCCGCATGGAGGTGATGTTGTTCGAGGACGCCTTCGCCAAGTTCAAGAACGTCGCCATCAAGGACCGCATCCTGGTGGTGGAAGGCGAGCTCGGCTACGACGACTTCAACCGCGCCTGGCGCGTCAGCAAGGTCAAGGAGATGTGCGAGCTGGACACGCTGCGTGCCCAGCGCCTGGCGCGGCTCGACATCGTGCTGGAGCGGGCGGCCCTGGACCATAAGCTCATCCAGGAGCTGCGCAACATCCTCAAGCCCACGCCCCAGGGCCGTCTCGCCGTGAACATCCAGGTGCGCTTCATGCACGAGGGCGTGCCTTACCTCACCCCGGTACCGGGCATGGCGGACTGGCGCATCCACCCGTCGGAAGAGGTGATCCGGGCCCTGGAGCGGCTGGTGGGCGCCGAGGGCTTCAAGCCCCATTACCTCAGCCGCGCCGCGAGCCAGCCCGAGGTCGCCTACGCCTGACCGGGCTTGCCCCCGGGGGCTGCAACCGGTAACGTTTACAGCCTGTTGGCACGATTTTCAGAGAATGAACCTCAACTTCCTCGAATTCGAACAGCCCATCGCCGAGCTTGAAGCCAAGATCGAAGAGCTGCGCTTCGTCGGCGACGAGTCCGCCATCAGCATCACCGACGAGATCGAGCGCCTGCAGGCCAAGAGCCGCACGCTCACCGAGAACATCTTCTCCAACCTGTCCTCCTGGCAGGTGGCCCAGCTGGCGCGCCACCCCCAGCGTCCTTATACCCTCGACTACGTGCAGCGCATCTTCACGGACTTCGAGGAGCTGAAGGGCGACCGTGCCTTCGCCGACGATCCGGCCATCGTGTGCGGCGTGGCGCGCCTGGACGGCAAGCCGGTGGCGGTGATCGGCGAGCAGAAGGGCCGCGACACCAAGGAGAAGATCCGCCGCAACTTCGGCATGCCGCGCCCCGAGGGTTACCGCAAGGCGCTGCGCATCATGAAGCTGGCGGAACGCTTCCGCCTGCCCATCTTCACCTTCATCGACACTCCCGGCGCCTATCCCGGCGTGGGAGCGGAGGAGCGGGGCCAGAGCGAGGCCATCGCGCGCAACCTGTTCGAGATGTCCACCCTCCGGGTGCCCATCGTCTGCACCGTGGTGGGCGAGGGCGGCTCCGGCGGCGCGCTCGCCATCGGCGTGGGCGACCGGGTACTGATGCTGCAATACAGCATCTACTCGGTGATCTCGCCGGAAGGCTGCGCCTCCATCCTGTGGAAGAGCGCCGACAAGGCCTCCGACGCGGCCGAAGCCATGGGCATCACCGCCGAGCGCATCAAGAGCCTGGGGCTCATCGACCAGGTCATCAAGGAACCCCTCGGAGGCGCCCACCGCGACGTGGACGCCACCGCCGCCAGCGTCAAGAAGGCGCTCTTGGACAGCCTTGCCCGCCTGGAGGGCATGTCCGTGGACGAGCTCGTGGAAGCCCGCTACAAGCGCTTCACTTCCTTCGGCAACTTCAAGGAATGACCGGGGCCGTCACCCGGCCGTAGCCCCGTGTCCTTCTCACCCGATCGGCTCCTCGAGACCCTGCGCGGCCTGCCGGCGGCGTCGTGCTATCGGGTGGGCATGAGCGGCGGCCTCGACTCCACCGTGCTCCTGCATGCCCTCGCGTCACTGAGGGCGAACCTCTCCGGCGCGCTCGCGGCGCTGCACGTGGACCACGGCCTGCACCCTGACGCCGCCCGCTGGCAGCAGCATTGCGCGGATCTCTGCGCGCGTCTCGGCGTGCCGCTGGAATCCCACCGGCTACAGGTCGCGCCCGCCGCCGGCGAGAGCCTGGAGGCGGCGGCCCGGGAACGGCGCTACGCCGTGTTCCGCCAGGCCATGCACCCCGGCGAGATGCTGCTCTTGGCCCAGCACGCGGACGACCAACTGGAGACCTTCCTGCTCCAGGCCCTGCGGGGTGCGGGCGTGCGTGGCCTCGCCGCCATGCCCGAGTGCGTGCCGTTCGAAAGAGGCTGGCTGGCACGCCCTCTGTTGCGCCACGGCCGCACGGAACTGGAGGCCTGGGCTGGGAGCCAAGGCCTCACCTGGATCGAAGACCCCAGCAACGCGGATACCGCCCTGGACCGCAATTACCTGCGCCACGAGGTGCTGCCGCGCCTCACGGCCCGCTGGCCCGCTGCGGCGGATACGGTCGCCCGCGCCGCGCGCCACTGTGCCGAAGCGGCCGAGACCCTCAAGGCCGTGGCGGCGGAGGACTGGGCCCATCACGGCGCGGGAGAGATCCTGCCGGTGTCGGCCCTGGAGGCGCTGCCGGAGGCACGGGCGCGGCATCTCTTGCGTCATTGGATCGAGGCCCGGGGCCTGCCGCTGCCGCCGGCCCACAAGCTCACGGAGATCCTGCTCCAGGCCCGGGCGGCGGAGGACCGTAACCCCTGCGTGGACTGGGCCGGGGCCGAGGTGCGCCGCTACGGCGGCCATCTGTATGCCCAGCGGCCCTTGCCCCCGGCGCCGGGGGAATTCCGGCTCAAGCCCGGCGTGGCGCGGGAGCTGGGGGAAGGCCTCGGGGCCTTGAGCCTGGTGCCTGCCACGGGCGAGGGCATCCGCGCCGCGCTCTGCGGCAGCGGGGGCCTGAGGGTCGCGTTCCGCAGCGGCGGTGAGAGCTGCCGGCCCGCCGGCCATGGGCACACACGGCCCCTCAAGAAGTGGCTGCAGGAGATGCACGTGGTGCCGTGGCTCAGGGACCGGCTGCCGCTGATCTATGGTGAAAGTGGGGACGAGAGCACGGGCGGCGGCGCGCTCCTGGCGGTGGCGGGGCTGTTTGCTTGTGAGCCCCATGCAGCCGGGCCCGGGGAGGCGGGTTTGCGCATCGAATGGCGGGGGCATCCGCCGCTCGCGTGAACGAGGCGGGTTTTTCCCGCATAAATCCGCAACGTCGCGCGCCGCGCTTTTTAAAGCCTCCCCTCTCTGGTAATCTGTCTTCCCGAATTCAGCAGCGCCGTCCTGGTGCCGCGTTCGGGAGTCCTGCAGATGACCCAGTTCGTATTCGTCACCGGTGGTGTGGTTTCCTCGTTGGGGAAGGGCATCGCCGCCGCCTCGCTTGGCGCGATCCTGGAAGCCCGGGGCCTCAAGGTCACCATGGTCAAGCTGGACCCTTACATCAACGTGGATCCGGGCACCATGAGCCCGTTCCAGCACGGCGAGGTGTTCGTCACCAACGACGGCGCCGAGACCGACCTGGACCTCGGCCACTACGAGCGCTTCGTGCGCGCGCGCATGGGCAAGAGCAACAACTTCACCACCGGCCGCATCTACGAGAACGTGATCCGCAAGGAGCGCCGCGGCGACTACCTGGGCGGCACCGTGCAGGTCATCCCCCACATCACCGACGAGATCAAGCGCTGCATCCGCGAGGGCGCCGGTGACGCGGACGTGTGCCTGGTCGAGATCGGCGGCACCGTGGGCGACATCGAGTCGCTGCCGTTCCTGGAGGCGATCCGCCAGATGGGCGTGGAGATGGGCCGCAGCGGCAAGTGCGTGTACATGCACCTGACCCTGGTGCCCTACATCCCCACCTCCGGCGAGACCAAGACCAAGCCGACCCAGCACTCCGTGAAGGAGCTGCGCTCCATCGGCATCCAGCCGGACATCCTCCTGTGCCGCGCCGCGGCCGAGCTGCCGCAGGACGCGCGCCGCAAGATCGCGCTGTTCACCAACGTCGAGGAGCGCGCGGTGATCTCCGCGCCGGACGTGGACGACATCTACAAGATCCCGCTGGTGCTGCACGAGCAGGGCCTGGACGACATCGTGGTGGACCACCTGCGCATCAACGCCCGCTCCGCCAACCTCTCCGAGTGGCGGCGGGTGGTGGAGGCGCGCATCAGCCCCGAGGCCACCGTCAACGTGGCAATGGTCGGCAAGTACGTGAACCTGGCGGACGCCTACATGTCCCTCAACGAGGCGCTGCGCCACGCCGGCCTCAACACCCGCACCTCCGTGAAGATCCACTACATCGACTCCGAGGAGGTCGCCAAGAGCGGTACCGCCATGCTGCGCGGCATGGATGCGATCCTGGTGCCGGGCGGCTTCGGCGAGCGGGGCATCGAGGGCAAGATCGCCGCCGCGGGCTATGCCCGCGAGCACAACATCCCTTACCTGGGCCTCTGCCTCGGCATGCAGGTGGCGACCATCGAGTTCGCCCGCAACGTGGTGGGTCTCAAGGGTGCCCACAGCACCGAGTTCGAGCGCGGCACGCCGCACCCGGTGATCGCGCTCATCACCGAGTGGAAGGACCGCAGCGGCAACGTGGAGAAGCGCGACGACAAGTCCGACATGGGCGGCACCATGCGGCTCGGCGCCCAGGAGGCGATCCTCACGCCCGGTACCCTGGCCCACAAGCTGTACGGCAAGGACCGGATCATGGAGCGCCACCGCCACCGCTACGAGTTCAACAACAACTACCTCGACCAGCTCGAGAAGAAAGGCCTGGTGTTCTCGGGCCGCTCCCAGGACGAGCTCGTCGAGATCGTGGAGCTGCCGGGCCACCCGTTCTTCATCGCCACCCAGTTCCACCCGGAGTTCACCTCCACGCCGCGCGACGGGCACCCCCTGTTCACCGGCTTCATCAAGGCGGCACGCGCCTTCTCGCAGTCCTCGGGGCAGACCCTGAAGGCGGCGCGCGCATGAAGCTGTGCGGGTTCGAGGCCGGCTCCGACAAACCCTTCTTCCTGATCGCCGGCCCTGACACGCTGGAGAGCGAGCAGCTCGCCCTCGACGTCGCGGGCCACCTCAAGGAAGTGACGGGCAAGCTCGGCATCCCCTACATCTTCAAGGGCTCCTTCGACAAGGCCAACCGCACCTCCGGCAAGAGCTACCGCGGTCCCGGCATGGAAGAGGGCCTGCGCATCCACGCCAAGGTGCAGAGGGAGATCGGCGTGCCGGTGCTCACCGACGTCCACGAGGACACCGATATAGAAGCGGTGGCCAAGGTCGTTGACGTGATCCAGACCCCGGCGTTCCTCTGCCGCCAGACCAACTTCATCCAGCGCGCCGCCAAGGCCGGCAAGCCGGTCAACATCAAGAAGGGCCAGTTCCTCTCCCCCTGGGAGATGCAGAACGTGGTGGACAAGGCGGTAGCCACCGGCAACAGGCAGATCATGGTCTGCGAGCGCGGCTTCAGCTTCGGCTACAACAACCTGGTGGTGGACATGCGCGGCCTCGCGGTCATGCGCGCCACCGGCTGCCCGGTGGTGTTCGACGCCACCCACTCCGTGCAGCTGCCGGGCGGGCAGGGCGGCAGCTCCGGCGGCCAGCGCGAGCACATCTCGGTGCTGGCGCGCGCCGCCATCGGCGCCGGCGTGGCCGGCGTGTTCATGGAGACGCACCCGGATCCGGACAAGGCGCTCTGCGACGGCCCCAACTCCATGAAACTCGCCCACATGGCGGCGCTCCTGGAGACGCTCAAGGAGCTGGACACGGCGGTGAAGCGCCGGCCCTACATCGAGACCCAATTCTGACCACGGCATAGAAGGAAGACGGCTGACCATGGCTAAGATCACCGAGATACGCGCCCGCGAGATCATCGACTCCCGCGGCAACCCCACCGTCGAGGCCGACGTGCTCCTGGACAGCGGCGCTTGGGGCCGTGCCGCGGTGCCGTCGGGCGCCTCCACCGGCAGCCGCGAGGCGGTGGAGCTGCGCGACGGCAACAAGAACCGCTACGGCGGCAAAGGCGTGCTCAAGGCCGTGGCCAACGTCAACGGCGCCATCAGGAAGAAGCTCAAGGGCTTCAAGGCCGAGGACCAGAAGAAGCTGGACCAGGCGCTGATCGATCTCGACGGCACCGACAACAAGGGCCGCCTCGGCGCCAACGCGCTGCTGGCGGTGTCGCTCGCCAATGCCCGCGCCGCGGCGAACCACGCGGACCTGCCGCTGTTCGAGTACCTGGGCGGCCGCAAGGCGGTGACGCTGCCGGTGCCGATGATGAACATCATCAACGGCGGCGCCCATGCCGACAACAACGTGGACATCCAGGAGTTCATGATCCTGCCGGTGGGCGCGCCGGACTTCGCCGAGGCGCTGCGCTACGGCGCCGAAGTGTTCCACGCCCTCAAGAAGGTGCTGCACGAGCGCGGCCTCAACACCGCGGTGGGCGACGAGGGCGGCTTCGCGCCGGACCTGCCGTCCAACGAGGCGGCGCTGATGGCCATCATGGAAGCCATCGACCGCGCCGGCTACAAGGCGGGCAAGGACATCCTGCTGGGTCTCGATGCCGCCAGCAGCGAGTTCTACAAGGACGGCCGCTACCACCTGGAGTCGGAGCGCCGCCAGTACACCTCCAGCGAGTTCGCCGATTACCTGGCGGAACTCGTCAAGAAGTTCCCCATCGTCACCATCGAGGACGGCATGTCCGAGGGCGACTGGGACGGCTGGAAGGTGCTCACCCAGAAGCTCGGCAAGCAAGTGCAACTCGTGGGCGACGACCTGTTCGTCACCAATACGAAGATCCTCGAGGAAGGCATCGACCGCGGCATCGCCAACTCCATCCTCATCAAGGTGAACCAGATCGGCACCCTGACCGAGACCATCGCCGCCATCAACATGGCGGTGAAGGCGGGCTACACCGCGGTGGTATCGCACCGCTCCGGCGAGACCGAGGACTCCACCATCGCCGACATCGCGGTGGGCAGCCGCGCCACCCAGATCAAGACCGGCTCGCTGTCGCGCTCCGACCGCCTGGCCAAGTACAACCAGCTCTTGCGCATCCAGGAGAGCCTGGGCGCCAAGGCGCGCTACCACGGCAACAAGGCCTTCCCGGCCGGGATCGGCGGACGGTGAAGCTCGCCGGCAGCCTCGGCTGGAAGCGGCTCGTGCCGCTCCTGCTCGTGCTGCTGCTGGCGCTGTTCCAGTTCCAGCTCTGGTTCGGCGTGGGCAACGTGCCCTCCGCCATCCGCCTCAAGGGGCAGGTGGAGGCCCAGAGCACGGAGAACGCGGGGCTCGCCAAGCGCAACGCCGCGCTCGCGGCGGAGGTGGCCGACCTCAAGGGCGGCCAGGCCGCCATCGAGGAGCGCGCCCGCAGCGAGCTCGGCATGGTGAAACGGGGCGAGACCTTCTACCAGATCGTGCAGGCGCCGGCGCCTGCCACCCCCTGAGGGCCGCCGCGTGAGCGCGCGGTACTGGGCGGTGATCCCCGCGGCCGGCAGCGGCGCGCGCATGGGCAGCGCCATCCCCAAGCAGTACCTTTCCCTCGGCGGCCGCACGCTGCTGGAGCGGGTGCTGGACGTGCTGCTGGCGGAGCCGGCGGTGGACGGCGTCACCGTGGCGGTGGCGAAGGACGATCCCTACTGGCAGCGCTACCTGCCGGGCCAGCGCCCCAAGCCGGTGCGCGTCGCCTCCGGCGGCGAGACCCGTGCCCACTCGGTGCTGAACGCGCTCATGACCCTGCGCGACGAGCTGAAAGACGACGACTGGGTGCTGGTGCACGACGCGGCGCGGCCCTGCCTGCATCCGCGCGACCTCTCGCTGCTGCTGCAGATGGCCGGCCAGGACCCGGTGGGCGCCATCCTCGGCGCGCCGGTGACGGACACCGTGAAGCGGGTGGATGACGAGCGCCGCGTGACCGGCACCCCCGAGCGCGCCGACCTGTGGCGCGCGTTCACGCCGCAGATGTTCCGCTACCGCCTGCTGATGGACGCGCTGGAGGCCGCCATCCGCACCGGCGCGCCGCCCACCGACGAGGCGGGCGCCATGGAGCGGGCCGGCCACCCGGTGCTGGTGGTGGAGGGGCGCAGCGACAACATCAAGATCACCCGTCCCGACGACATCCCGCTGGCCGAGGCGATCCTCGCGCAGCGCGGCGGAGCCTGAACATGAGGATAGGCCACGGTTACGACGTGCATGCCTTCGCCGCCGGCGACCACCTGATGCTGGGTGGCGTGCGCATCCCGCACTCGAAAGGCGTGAAGGCCCACTCCGACGGGGACGTGGTGCTGCACGCCGTCTGCGACGCGCTGCTCGGCGCCGCTGCCCTGGGCGACATCGGCCGCCACTTCCCGGACACGGATGCCAGGTGGAAGGGCGCCGACAGCCGCATGCTGCTCAGGGAGACGGTGAAGC is a window of Gammaproteobacteria bacterium DNA encoding:
- the rnhB gene encoding ribonuclease HII; the encoded protein is MSLTMVVAGVDEAGRGPLAGPVMAAAVVLDTARPIRGLKDSKLLDPERREELAAQIRERSRAWAVAWADHEEIDRINILQASLLAMARAVAALAIEPEQIFVDGNQLPPVRQKVTTVVQGDLKLPAIGAASILAKVERDAAMRRLHAIYPQYGFDEHKGYSTPAHLAALNAHGACAVHRRSFEPVRRCLDRLL
- the accA gene encoding acetyl-CoA carboxylase carboxyl transferase subunit alpha, whose amino-acid sequence is MNLNFLEFEQPIAELEAKIEELRFVGDESAISITDEIERLQAKSRTLTENIFSNLSSWQVAQLARHPQRPYTLDYVQRIFTDFEELKGDRAFADDPAIVCGVARLDGKPVAVIGEQKGRDTKEKIRRNFGMPRPEGYRKALRIMKLAERFRLPIFTFIDTPGAYPGVGAEERGQSEAIARNLFEMSTLRVPIVCTVVGEGGSGGALAIGVGDRVLMLQYSIYSVISPEGCASILWKSADKASDAAEAMGITAERIKSLGLIDQVIKEPLGGAHRDVDATAASVKKALLDSLARLEGMSVDELVEARYKRFTSFGNFKE
- the dnaE gene encoding DNA polymerase III subunit alpha, which encodes MTPRFIHLRLHTEYSLADSVIRVPDLLDAVKAGGMPAVGVTDQGNLFALVKFYRDAQKAGIKPIVGADLRVRDGDGGDAALITLFCLDHQGYLNLSALITRSYIEGQSRGQPMLERGWFTGLTDGLIALSGGREGDVGRALLAGREPEAHARLAAWRSLFPDRFYMELQRTGREQEAEYLEAAVRMAAAAGVPVVATNDVRFLAPDDFEAHEARTCIQEGRVLDDPRRPRRYSEQQYLKSSAEMAELFSDLPEALANSVEIARRCNLKLDLGKNYLPAFPVPEGHTTESYLRAEAGRGLELRLKKVLEKAGARRTETEQAYRARLEFELNVIIQMQFPGYFLIVADFCEWARTHGVPVGPGRGSGAGSLVAWCLGITDLDPIEYDLLFERFLNPERVSMPDFDVDFCMEGRDRVIDYVSERYGHKRVSQIITYGSMAARAVVRDVGRVLGHPYGYVDKIAKLIPMELEITLDKALADVDELAQMYESDEEVRALIDLAKRLEGLARNAGKHAGGVVIAPTELTDFTPLYCEEGGHHPVTQLDKDDVEAVGLVKFDFLGLRTLTIIDWAVHSINRERAARGEPPLEVGALPMDDVATYSLLKRCQTTAVFQLESRGMRDLIGRLKPDRFEDIVALVALFRPGPLQSGMVDDFIARKHGMKVEYPHPKLEPILKPTYGVILYQEQVMQIAQVLAGYTLGGADLLRRAMGKKKPEEMAKQRSIFTEGAIGNGVDGKLATYIFDLMEKFAGYGFNKSHSAAYALLSYQTAWLKAHYPAHFMAAVLSSDMDHTDNVVGFIHECRQIELKILPPDINHSDYKFAVADADAIRYGLGAIKGVGLAAIEGLLTERAANGPFKDLEDVCRRMDLQKVNKRVLEAMIRAGAMDGLGANRATLMARLPEAMAMAQQQSRASEAGQNDMFGLAAPAPAAQKSAAPAKELPDWDEAERLRHENETLGLYLTGHPITRYLRELRQVAPVDLGELASESPPAPLPSSREGGFVRRPTRRITVAGLLLAIRKKGNRVILTLDDSTGRMEVMLFEDAFAKFKNVAIKDRILVVEGELGYDDFNRAWRVSKVKEMCELDTLRAQRLARLDIVLERAALDHKLIQELRNILKPTPQGRLAVNIQVRFMHEGVPYLTPVPGMADWRIHPSEEVIRALERLVGAEGFKPHYLSRAASQPEVAYA
- the tilS gene encoding tRNA lysidine(34) synthetase TilS, translated to MSFSPDRLLETLRGLPAASCYRVGMSGGLDSTVLLHALASLRANLSGALAALHVDHGLHPDAARWQQHCADLCARLGVPLESHRLQVAPAAGESLEAAARERRYAVFRQAMHPGEMLLLAQHADDQLETFLLQALRGAGVRGLAAMPECVPFERGWLARPLLRHGRTELEAWAGSQGLTWIEDPSNADTALDRNYLRHEVLPRLTARWPAAADTVARAARHCAEAAETLKAVAAEDWAHHGAGEILPVSALEALPEARARHLLRHWIEARGLPLPPAHKLTEILLQARAAEDRNPCVDWAGAEVRRYGGHLYAQRPLPPAPGEFRLKPGVARELGEGLGALSLVPATGEGIRAALCGSGGLRVAFRSGGESCRPAGHGHTRPLKKWLQEMHVVPWLRDRLPLIYGESGDESTGGGALLAVAGLFACEPHAAGPGEAGLRIEWRGHPPLA
- the kdsA gene encoding 3-deoxy-8-phosphooctulonate synthase — encoded protein: MKLCGFEAGSDKPFFLIAGPDTLESEQLALDVAGHLKEVTGKLGIPYIFKGSFDKANRTSGKSYRGPGMEEGLRIHAKVQREIGVPVLTDVHEDTDIEAVAKVVDVIQTPAFLCRQTNFIQRAAKAGKPVNIKKGQFLSPWEMQNVVDKAVATGNRQIMVCERGFSFGYNNLVVDMRGLAVMRATGCPVVFDATHSVQLPGGQGGSSGGQREHISVLARAAIGAGVAGVFMETHPDPDKALCDGPNSMKLAHMAALLETLKELDTAVKRRPYIETQF
- a CDS encoding CTP synthase, yielding MTQFVFVTGGVVSSLGKGIAAASLGAILEARGLKVTMVKLDPYINVDPGTMSPFQHGEVFVTNDGAETDLDLGHYERFVRARMGKSNNFTTGRIYENVIRKERRGDYLGGTVQVIPHITDEIKRCIREGAGDADVCLVEIGGTVGDIESLPFLEAIRQMGVEMGRSGKCVYMHLTLVPYIPTSGETKTKPTQHSVKELRSIGIQPDILLCRAAAELPQDARRKIALFTNVEERAVISAPDVDDIYKIPLVLHEQGLDDIVVDHLRINARSANLSEWRRVVEARISPEATVNVAMVGKYVNLADAYMSLNEALRHAGLNTRTSVKIHYIDSEEVAKSGTAMLRGMDAILVPGGFGERGIEGKIAAAGYAREHNIPYLGLCLGMQVATIEFARNVVGLKGAHSTEFERGTPHPVIALITEWKDRSGNVEKRDDKSDMGGTMRLGAQEAILTPGTLAHKLYGKDRIMERHRHRYEFNNNYLDQLEKKGLVFSGRSQDELVEIVELPGHPFFIATQFHPEFTSTPRDGHPLFTGFIKAARAFSQSSGQTLKAARA